One genomic region from Streptomyces sp. NBC_01304 encodes:
- a CDS encoding beta-N-acetylglucosaminidase domain-containing protein — protein sequence MSFRPPRAALVGAIAAVLALGLSVPGQASGAPPGEDPPVPRITPTPQSVKERTDRVTVTGTVTLVTGEQTDPAALDVTRGALRTAGARKVVRSHSAAADGLNVYVGGPSENPSSADALKALGLQGPAGLPSGGHVLGIGKNRIVLAGADATGTYYAAQSLRQLLPHRDRPGTQVRGIAVRDWPATALRGVIEGFYGTPWSHEARLDQLDFYGAHKMNIYVYSPKDDPYLREKWREPYPAEQLAKIKELVDRARERHVEFTYALSPGLSVCYSSDAEVKALADKFQTIWDIGVRTFAVPLDDISYTDWNCPADEAKWGTGGGAAGAAQAHLLNRVNREFMAKNPGAQPLQMVPTEYYDVTPSPYKKALAEQLDKDVLVEWTGIGVIAPTMTVAEAKKAREVFGHPILTWDNYPVNDYVPNRLLLGPFNGREKGLAEELAGITANPMIQPYASKIALFTVADYTWNDQDYDPRTSWSAALKEMAGGDARAERALRVFSDASYGSLLNEQQAPELAAAFKEFWDKGDEARLARVLQEFGAAPGVLRSRLPEPGFLADAAPWLDSAEAWGKAASTALRMVGASREGDGATAWKLRQELPELVKKARSFTTTKPGGGTVPVLLGDGVLDAFVDDAIAEHDRLLGVAGRPKATSTLGTYQDNPPARMSDGDDATYYWSNGAPKAGTSIGLDLRRSRELGAVRLAMGKAGSTNDYLHEGVLEYSADGKEWKALTTFSGKAEVTFTPPAGTEARYVRARATAGQDYWLVVREFGVAGAGVEVSGGPPAEPGSTLSAAADGDPATVYRAARAPQAGESLVVELGPAKALHAVTVLQTGDPVRARVQVRSSGEWKAVGELTGAYAKLPTTLTGDAVRLEWSEGSAAPRIAEIIAD from the coding sequence GTGTCGTTCCGCCCGCCCCGCGCCGCCCTCGTCGGCGCGATAGCCGCCGTCCTCGCCCTGGGCCTGAGCGTCCCCGGCCAGGCGTCCGGGGCCCCGCCGGGCGAGGACCCGCCGGTCCCGCGGATCACGCCGACGCCCCAGTCCGTCAAGGAGCGCACGGACCGGGTCACGGTCACCGGCACCGTCACCCTGGTGACCGGCGAGCAGACCGACCCCGCCGCTCTCGACGTCACCCGAGGCGCCCTGCGCACCGCAGGCGCACGCAAGGTCGTACGCAGCCACAGCGCCGCAGCCGACGGCCTGAACGTCTACGTCGGCGGCCCATCCGAGAACCCGTCCTCCGCCGACGCCCTCAAGGCCCTCGGCCTGCAGGGTCCGGCAGGCCTGCCGTCCGGCGGCCATGTCCTCGGCATCGGCAAGAACCGCATCGTCCTGGCCGGCGCCGACGCGACGGGCACCTACTACGCGGCCCAGTCCCTGCGCCAACTCCTCCCGCACCGTGACCGGCCAGGCACCCAGGTGCGCGGCATCGCCGTCCGCGACTGGCCCGCCACCGCGCTGCGCGGCGTCATCGAGGGCTTCTACGGCACCCCCTGGTCGCACGAGGCACGCCTGGACCAGCTCGACTTCTACGGCGCGCACAAGATGAACATCTACGTCTACTCGCCCAAGGATGACCCCTACCTCCGGGAGAAGTGGCGCGAGCCCTACCCCGCCGAACAGCTCGCCAAAATAAAGGAGTTGGTGGACCGGGCCCGCGAGCGGCACGTCGAGTTCACCTACGCCCTCTCGCCGGGCCTGTCCGTCTGCTACAGCTCGGACGCCGAGGTCAAGGCCCTCGCCGACAAGTTCCAGACCATCTGGGACATCGGCGTACGCACCTTCGCCGTGCCGCTTGACGACATCAGCTACACCGACTGGAACTGCCCCGCCGACGAGGCCAAATGGGGCACGGGCGGAGGCGCGGCGGGCGCCGCGCAGGCGCATCTGCTCAACCGGGTCAACCGCGAGTTCATGGCCAAGAACCCCGGCGCCCAGCCCCTGCAGATGGTGCCCACCGAGTACTACGACGTCACCCCGTCCCCGTACAAGAAGGCCCTCGCCGAGCAGCTCGACAAGGACGTCCTCGTTGAGTGGACCGGCATCGGGGTGATCGCCCCCACGATGACGGTCGCCGAGGCGAAGAAGGCCCGTGAGGTGTTCGGGCACCCCATCCTCACCTGGGACAACTACCCGGTGAACGACTACGTGCCGAACCGCCTGCTGCTCGGCCCGTTCAACGGCCGTGAGAAGGGCCTCGCCGAGGAGTTGGCCGGCATCACGGCGAACCCGATGATCCAGCCGTACGCCTCGAAGATCGCGCTCTTCACGGTCGCCGACTACACCTGGAACGACCAGGACTACGACCCGCGTACGTCATGGAGCGCGGCCCTCAAGGAGATGGCGGGCGGCGACGCACGGGCCGAGCGGGCGCTTCGGGTGTTCTCCGACGCGAGCTACGGCTCGCTCCTCAACGAGCAGCAGGCGCCCGAACTGGCCGCCGCCTTCAAGGAGTTCTGGGACAAGGGCGACGAGGCGCGCCTCGCGCGGGTGCTCCAGGAGTTCGGCGCCGCACCCGGCGTGCTGCGCTCGCGCCTGCCCGAGCCCGGCTTCCTGGCCGACGCGGCCCCCTGGCTGGACTCCGCCGAGGCCTGGGGCAAGGCCGCGTCCACCGCGCTGCGGATGGTCGGCGCCAGCCGGGAGGGGGACGGCGCGACGGCCTGGAAGCTGCGGCAGGAACTGCCCGAACTGGTCAAGAAGGCCAGGTCGTTCACGACCACCAAACCCGGCGGCGGGACCGTCCCGGTCCTCCTCGGTGACGGCGTCCTCGACGCGTTCGTCGACGACGCGATCGCCGAGCACGACCGGCTGCTCGGCGTCGCGGGCCGCCCCAAGGCGACGAGCACGCTCGGCACCTACCAGGACAACCCGCCCGCGCGGATGTCGGACGGCGACGACGCGACGTACTACTGGAGCAACGGCGCCCCGAAGGCGGGCACTTCGATCGGCCTCGATCTGCGCCGGTCCCGTGAACTCGGCGCGGTGCGGCTCGCCATGGGCAAGGCGGGGAGCACCAACGACTATCTGCACGAGGGCGTCCTCGAGTATTCCGCGGACGGAAAGGAGTGGAAGGCGCTGACCACCTTCTCCGGGAAGGCGGAGGTCACCTTCACCCCGCCGGCCGGGACCGAGGCCCGTTACGTGCGGGCCCGAGCGACTGCCGGGCAGGACTACTGGCTGGTGGTACGGGAGTTCGGCGTGGCCGGGGCCGGCGTCGAGGTGAGCGGCGGCCCGCCCGCCGAGCCGGGCAGCACCCTGTCCGCCGCCGCGGACGGCGACCCCGCGACGGTGTACCGGGCAGCGAGGGCCCCGCAGGCCGGCGAGAGCCTGGTGGTGGAGCTGGGCCCGGCGAAGGCGTTGCACGCGGTGACCGTGCTGCAGACCGGAGATCCGGTCCGGGCCCGGGTGCAGGTGCGCAGTAGCGGCGAGTGGAAGGCCGTGGGCGAACTGACGGGCGCGTACGCCAAGTTGCCCACGACTCTGACCGGGGACGCGGTGCGCCTGGAGTGGAGCGAGGGCAGTGCCGCGCCACGGATCGCCGAGATCATCGCGGACTGA
- a CDS encoding SDR family oxidoreductase, giving the protein MTETRLPGLPAPPPPGASALPPGTFDDAVVLVTGGGTGLGKAIAAEFARLGADLVIASRKPEHLKAAHDELSALGGRVLTVACDIRDPERIAEVFDAAEAELGLPGVLINNAAANFPVPAEDISPNAWRSVVDITLTGTFFMTREFGRRHLAAGTPASIVDVGASYAWTGGPGFAHSAAAKAGVKNLVETLAVEWGPYGIQVNGLVPGLMPHEDMTADIRANLEQARHDKDDRQPALRVGAPRELGWAATFLASPYARFITGHTLVVDGANWQRRGLVSPPVVPVREQMGRGPFEG; this is encoded by the coding sequence ATGACTGAGACGCGTCTGCCCGGACTGCCCGCCCCTCCCCCGCCCGGCGCGAGCGCGCTGCCGCCCGGCACCTTCGACGACGCGGTGGTCCTGGTCACCGGCGGTGGCACGGGGCTCGGGAAGGCGATCGCTGCCGAGTTCGCGCGGCTCGGCGCGGATCTGGTGATCGCCAGCCGGAAGCCCGAGCATCTGAAGGCCGCCCACGACGAACTCTCCGCGTTGGGCGGGCGGGTGCTGACCGTCGCGTGCGACATCCGCGACCCGGAGCGCATCGCCGAGGTCTTCGACGCGGCCGAGGCCGAGCTGGGACTGCCCGGCGTGCTCATCAACAACGCGGCCGCGAACTTCCCCGTCCCCGCCGAGGACATCTCGCCGAACGCCTGGCGCTCCGTCGTCGACATCACGCTGACCGGCACGTTCTTCATGACGCGCGAGTTCGGGCGCCGCCACCTCGCCGCCGGCACGCCGGCCTCGATCGTCGACGTCGGCGCCTCGTACGCCTGGACGGGCGGCCCCGGCTTCGCACACAGCGCGGCGGCCAAGGCGGGCGTGAAGAACCTCGTCGAGACACTTGCCGTCGAGTGGGGCCCGTACGGCATCCAGGTCAACGGGCTCGTGCCCGGTCTGATGCCGCACGAGGACATGACGGCCGACATCCGCGCGAACCTGGAGCAGGCGCGCCACGACAAGGACGACCGGCAGCCCGCCCTGCGCGTCGGGGCGCCCCGCGAACTGGGCTGGGCCGCCACCTTCCTGGCCTCCCCCTACGCCCGCTTCATCACCGGCCACACGCTGGTCGTGGACGGGGCGAACTGGCAGCGGCGCGGGCTGGTGAGTCCGCCGGTGGTGCCGGTGCGGGAGCAGATGGGGCGAGGGCCCTTCGAAGGGTGA
- a CDS encoding enoyl-CoA hydratase/isomerase family protein, with the protein MIDTTGTDIPEGEERLRLDVEDGLGILTLCRPDKLNGWSWESTRQLGIMADRIRFDDSVRAVLLRAEGRAFCAGIDVTAPGGAITGRSGAERTRNYYEGIRWVHERFKVFATLPQPVVAAVQGYCLGFGFELALMADIRIAADDAVFALPEAQIGVAVDAGGDLRIARDAGAGWAKMLALTGRRIDAATAERLNLLQLTTPLAELEKAARAVAAEIAANAPLAVQGIKRDIDAYADTGLAEALDRTAMTAALTLTSEDSREGYAAKAKRRPPSFEGK; encoded by the coding sequence GTGATCGACACCACCGGTACGGACATCCCGGAGGGCGAGGAACGCCTCCGCCTCGACGTCGAGGACGGCCTCGGCATCCTCACCCTCTGCCGCCCGGACAAGCTCAACGGCTGGAGCTGGGAATCCACCCGGCAGCTCGGCATCATGGCCGACCGGATCCGCTTCGACGACTCCGTCAGGGCGGTCCTGCTGCGCGCCGAGGGCCGGGCTTTCTGTGCGGGCATCGACGTCACCGCGCCCGGCGGGGCGATCACCGGGCGTTCGGGCGCGGAGCGGACCCGCAACTACTACGAGGGCATCCGCTGGGTGCACGAGCGGTTCAAGGTCTTCGCCACGCTGCCGCAGCCCGTGGTCGCGGCCGTGCAGGGCTACTGCCTCGGCTTCGGCTTCGAGCTGGCACTCATGGCGGACATCCGGATCGCGGCGGACGACGCGGTGTTCGCGCTGCCCGAGGCGCAGATCGGGGTAGCCGTCGACGCGGGCGGCGATCTGCGCATCGCCCGGGACGCGGGCGCCGGCTGGGCGAAGATGCTGGCGCTCACCGGGCGGCGTATCGACGCGGCCACGGCGGAACGGCTCAACCTGCTGCAACTCACCACACCCCTGGCCGAGTTGGAGAAGGCCGCCCGCGCGGTCGCGGCCGAGATCGCGGCAAACGCCCCGCTCGCCGTGCAGGGCATCAAACGCGACATCGACGCCTACGCGGACACGGGCCTCGCCGAGGCCCTGGACCGCACGGCGATGACGGCGGCGCTGACGCTGACCTCGGAGGACTCCCGGGAGGGCTACGCGGCGAAGGCCAAGCGCCGGCCGCCGTCCTTCGAGGGCAAGTGA
- a CDS encoding PIG-L deacetylase family protein, protein MPVQPVDQLQPMPEDWQRALAVVAHPDDLEYGCSGAVAGWTDGGREVTYLLATRGEAGIDSIEPAKCAPLREQEQRDSAAVVGVSTVEFLDHKDGIVEYGLGLRRDIAAAIRRHRPELLITLNHRETFGGVFLNTPDHMAVGRATIEAAADAGNRWIFPELIEEQGLEPWNGVRWVAVAGSSKATHAVDATPGFERAVQSLLAHRTYIEGLTDEDPQTYVRNFLTMTTGRAAERFGGRPAVSFEVFSREMP, encoded by the coding sequence ATGCCTGTTCAGCCAGTGGATCAACTGCAACCCATGCCCGAGGACTGGCAGCGGGCCCTCGCCGTCGTCGCCCACCCCGACGACCTGGAGTACGGCTGCTCCGGGGCCGTCGCGGGCTGGACCGACGGCGGCCGCGAGGTGACCTATCTCCTCGCCACCCGGGGTGAGGCGGGCATCGACTCGATCGAGCCCGCCAAGTGCGCCCCGCTGCGCGAGCAGGAGCAGCGGGACAGCGCGGCCGTCGTCGGGGTGTCCACGGTCGAGTTCCTGGACCACAAGGACGGCATCGTGGAGTACGGCCTCGGGCTGCGCCGCGACATCGCCGCGGCCATCCGCAGGCACCGGCCCGAACTGCTCATCACGCTGAATCACCGCGAGACCTTCGGCGGCGTGTTCCTCAACACCCCCGACCACATGGCGGTCGGCCGCGCCACCATCGAGGCGGCCGCCGACGCCGGCAACCGCTGGATCTTCCCCGAACTCATCGAGGAGCAGGGCCTGGAACCCTGGAACGGCGTGCGCTGGGTCGCCGTCGCCGGATCCTCGAAGGCCACGCACGCGGTGGACGCCACACCGGGGTTCGAGCGGGCCGTCCAGTCACTGCTCGCCCATCGCACGTACATCGAAGGGCTCACGGACGAGGACCCTCAGACGTACGTACGCAACTTCCTGACCATGACGACGGGGCGGGCGGCGGAGCGCTTCGGCGGACGGCCCGCGGTGTCGTTCGAGGTCTTCAGCCGCGAGATGCCCTAG
- a CDS encoding alpha/beta fold hydrolase, giving the protein MTTYRQPGVVLTDRRFTVPLDHARPDGETIELYAREVVASDRVDAGLPWLVYLEGGPGCSVRRFVGREAWLGRAVREFRVLLLDQRGTGRSTPANRQTLPLRGGPAEQADYLAHFRADSIVRDCEAVRADVTGGAPWTVLGQSFGGFCTTHYLSTAPEGLSMALVTGGLPSLDARADDVYRAAYPRIARKNAAHYARYPQDVERARQIAAHLAEHGPVTLPGGYRLTVEAFQSLGILLGSGDGSHRLHYLLENAFVRTPGGPEFSDAFQEDVQTSLSYAGRPLFALLHEAIYGQGQEPTNWAAERVRAEFPEFDAARSLKGEDPVLFTGESIHPWQFESDPALAPLRETTELLAARTDWTPLYDPARLARNEVPVAAAVYHDDMYVDTGHSLATARTIRGLRTWVTDEFEHDGVRAGGPRVLDRLLALARDEA; this is encoded by the coding sequence TTGACCACCTACCGCCAGCCCGGCGTCGTCCTCACCGACCGCCGCTTCACCGTGCCCCTCGACCACGCCCGCCCCGACGGGGAGACGATCGAGCTGTATGCCCGGGAGGTCGTCGCGAGCGACCGGGTGGATGCCGGGCTGCCCTGGCTGGTGTACCTGGAGGGCGGCCCCGGCTGCAGCGTGCGGCGCTTCGTCGGGCGGGAGGCGTGGCTCGGCCGCGCCGTGCGCGAGTTCCGGGTGCTGCTCCTCGACCAGCGCGGCACCGGACGCTCCACCCCCGCGAACCGCCAGACGCTCCCGCTCCGCGGCGGCCCCGCCGAACAGGCCGACTACCTCGCGCACTTCAGGGCCGACTCCATCGTCCGCGACTGCGAGGCCGTCCGCGCCGACGTCACCGGCGGCGCCCCCTGGACGGTGCTGGGGCAGAGCTTCGGCGGGTTCTGCACCACGCACTACCTGTCCACGGCGCCCGAGGGCCTGAGCATGGCCCTGGTCACCGGCGGACTGCCGTCCCTGGACGCCCGCGCGGACGACGTCTACCGGGCCGCGTACCCGCGCATCGCCCGCAAGAACGCCGCGCACTACGCCCGTTACCCGCAGGACGTCGAGCGGGCCCGGCAGATCGCCGCCCACCTCGCCGAGCACGGACCGGTCACCCTGCCCGGCGGCTACCGGCTGACCGTCGAGGCGTTCCAGTCGCTGGGCATCCTGCTCGGCTCGGGCGACGGCAGCCACCGGCTGCACTACCTCCTGGAGAACGCGTTCGTCCGTACCCCGGGCGGCCCGGAGTTCTCCGACGCCTTCCAGGAGGACGTCCAGACGTCGCTGTCCTACGCGGGCCGCCCGCTGTTCGCCCTCCTGCACGAGGCGATCTACGGGCAGGGCCAGGAGCCCACGAACTGGGCGGCCGAGCGGGTGCGCGCCGAGTTCCCCGAGTTCGACGCGGCCCGGTCCCTCAAGGGCGAGGACCCGGTCCTGTTCACCGGGGAGTCCATCCATCCCTGGCAGTTCGAGAGCGACCCCGCGCTCGCCCCGCTGCGCGAGACCACCGAACTCCTCGCCGCCCGCACCGACTGGACACCCCTCTACGACCCGGCCCGCCTGGCGCGCAACGAGGTGCCGGTCGCCGCCGCCGTCTACCACGACGACATGTACGTCGACACCGGGCACTCCCTGGCCACCGCCCGCACCATCCGTGGCCTGCGCACCTGGGTCACCGACGAGTTCGAGCACGACGGGGTGCGCGCGGGCGGCCCGCGCGTACTCGACCGGCTCCTGGCCCTGGCCCGCGACGAGGCCTGA
- a CDS encoding (Fe-S)-binding protein, whose product MRVALFLTCVNDTLYPDTGRAVVKLLTRLGVEVDFPMAQTCCGQAHYNTGYRHQAEPLARHFSDVFGEYEAIVTPSGSCGAMVKELYPRLGERARAEGRGDSLAQALAPVVPKTYELTEFLVDVLGVTDVGAYYPHSVTYHPTCHGLRGLRLGDRPRRLLEAVQGLDLVELPGAEECCGFGGTFAVKNPDVSAAMGADKVRNAESTGAEALCAADNSCLMHLGGTMARLRTPLRPVHIAEILASTEEEPLA is encoded by the coding sequence ATGCGGGTCGCCCTGTTCCTCACCTGTGTCAACGACACGCTCTATCCGGACACGGGGCGTGCCGTGGTGAAACTGCTGACCAGGCTGGGAGTTGAGGTCGACTTCCCGATGGCCCAGACGTGCTGCGGGCAGGCGCACTACAACACCGGGTACCGGCATCAGGCCGAGCCGCTGGCCCGGCATTTCTCCGATGTCTTCGGGGAGTACGAGGCGATCGTGACGCCGTCCGGTTCCTGTGGGGCGATGGTGAAGGAGCTGTATCCGCGGCTCGGGGAGCGGGCGCGGGCCGAGGGGCGCGGCGATTCCCTCGCACAGGCCCTGGCGCCCGTGGTGCCCAAGACGTACGAGCTCACGGAGTTCCTGGTCGACGTCCTCGGCGTGACCGACGTGGGCGCGTACTACCCGCATTCGGTGACGTACCACCCGACCTGCCACGGACTGCGCGGCCTGCGCCTCGGCGACCGGCCGCGCCGGCTGCTCGAGGCCGTGCAGGGCCTGGACCTGGTGGAGCTGCCGGGGGCCGAGGAGTGCTGCGGCTTCGGCGGCACCTTCGCGGTGAAGAACCCCGACGTGTCGGCGGCGATGGGCGCGGACAAGGTGCGCAACGCCGAGTCCACCGGCGCCGAGGCGCTGTGCGCGGCGGACAACTCGTGCCTGATGCACCTGGGCGGCACGATGGCCCGGCTGCGCACGCCCCTGCGGCCGGTCCACATCGCGGAGATCCTGGCGAGCACCGAAGAGGAGCCCCTGGCATGA
- a CDS encoding lactate utilization protein B: MSGTFVGMPAFPKAAHEAVHDDTLRGNLRHATHTIRDKRARAVDELADFALLREAGKQIKDHTLRHLDRYLVQLEESVTAAGGTVHWAADADEANRIVADLVKATGQSEVVKVKSMATQEIGLNEALEAEGIAAYETDLAELIVQLGHDRPSHILVPAIHRNRGEIRDIFAREMGSWGRPAPDGLADSPAELAEAARLHLREKFLRAKVGISGANFMVAETGTLVVLESEGNGRMCLTLPETLISVVGIEKIVPTWRDLEVFLQTLPRSSTAERMNPYTTTWTGTTDGDGPTTFHLVLLDNGRTDTLADTVGRQALRCIRCSACLNVCPVYERAGGHAYGSVYPGPIGAILSPQLRGTASEIDASLPYASSLCGACYDVCPVAIDIPEVLVHLRERVVQGGEVTSGGAKVRLKPAKGHAAERAAMRAAGWAFARPAALRAGQRFASRTRRLHPRKLPGPGKAWSASRELPKVPAESFRDWWQRTNGGTTGKSPNSGTSGKGGAAK; encoded by the coding sequence ATGAGCGGCACGTTCGTGGGAATGCCGGCCTTCCCCAAGGCCGCGCACGAAGCCGTGCACGACGACACCCTGCGCGGCAATCTGCGGCACGCGACGCACACCATCCGCGACAAGCGGGCCCGCGCGGTCGACGAGCTCGCCGACTTCGCCCTGCTGCGCGAGGCGGGCAAGCAGATCAAGGACCACACGCTGCGCCATCTCGACCGGTACCTGGTGCAGTTGGAGGAGTCGGTCACGGCGGCCGGCGGCACCGTGCACTGGGCGGCCGACGCGGACGAGGCCAACCGGATCGTCGCGGACCTCGTCAAGGCGACCGGCCAGAGCGAGGTCGTCAAGGTCAAGTCGATGGCCACGCAGGAGATCGGCCTCAACGAGGCCCTCGAAGCCGAGGGGATCGCCGCGTACGAGACCGATCTGGCCGAGCTGATCGTGCAGTTGGGCCACGACCGGCCTTCGCACATCCTGGTCCCGGCGATCCATCGCAACCGCGGCGAGATCCGCGACATCTTCGCCCGTGAGATGGGCAGTTGGGGCCGTCCCGCCCCCGACGGCCTCGCGGACAGCCCGGCCGAGCTCGCGGAGGCGGCCCGGCTGCATCTGCGGGAGAAGTTCCTGCGCGCGAAGGTCGGGATCTCCGGCGCGAACTTCATGGTCGCCGAGACGGGCACCCTGGTCGTCCTCGAATCCGAGGGCAACGGCCGGATGTGCCTGACCCTCCCCGAGACGCTGATCTCGGTCGTCGGCATCGAGAAGATCGTGCCGACCTGGCGGGACCTGGAGGTGTTCCTGCAGACGCTCCCCCGCTCCTCCACGGCCGAACGCATGAACCCCTACACGACCACCTGGACCGGCACCACGGACGGCGACGGCCCGACCACCTTCCACCTGGTCCTCCTCGACAACGGCCGCACCGACACCCTCGCCGACACGGTCGGCCGCCAGGCACTGCGCTGCATCCGCTGCTCGGCCTGCCTCAATGTGTGCCCGGTGTACGAGCGGGCCGGCGGGCACGCGTACGGCTCGGTCTACCCGGGCCCGATCGGGGCGATCCTCAGCCCCCAACTGCGGGGCACGGCAAGCGAGATCGACGCTTCGCTGCCGTACGCGTCCTCGCTGTGCGGGGCCTGCTACGACGTGTGCCCGGTCGCCATCGACATCCCCGAGGTCCTGGTGCATCTGCGCGAGCGGGTGGTGCAGGGCGGCGAGGTCACCAGTGGCGGGGCCAAGGTGCGCCTCAAGCCCGCGAAGGGGCACGCCGCCGAGCGGGCCGCGATGCGCGCCGCCGGCTGGGCCTTCGCCCGCCCTGCCGCGCTGCGGGCGGGCCAGCGGTTCGCGTCCCGCACCCGCCGGCTGCACCCGCGCAAGCTGCCCGGGCCGGGCAAGGCGTGGAGCGCGAGCCGGGAGCTGCCGAAGGTGCCCGCGGAGTCGTTCCGCGACTGGTGGCAGCGTACGAATGGCGGAACGACCGGGAAGTCACCGAACTCCGGGACCTCCGGGAAGGGCGGGGCGGCGAAGTGA
- a CDS encoding LutC/YkgG family protein — translation MSSRDLILGRVRQALVDVPGDEATYEQAVSRDYLRVHGSLSTAETVDLLAENLADYRAIVHRSDPGGLPALLARLLGARGEPGARRVLVPPGLPAHWLDAADATPVPDEAGHTAHELDEVDSVVTGCAVAIAETGTLVLDGSPDQGRRRITLIPDHHICVVRVPDQVVSSVPEALERLDPARPLTWISGPSATSDIELDRVEGVHGPRTLEVVLLSEG, via the coding sequence GTGAGCAGCAGGGATCTCATCCTGGGGCGGGTGCGGCAGGCGCTCGTCGATGTGCCCGGCGACGAGGCGACGTACGAGCAGGCCGTGAGCCGGGACTATCTGCGGGTGCACGGGTCGCTGAGCACGGCGGAGACCGTCGATCTGCTCGCCGAGAACCTCGCGGACTACCGGGCCATCGTGCACCGGAGCGACCCGGGCGGGCTGCCCGCGCTCCTGGCGCGGCTCCTCGGTGCGCGGGGCGAGCCGGGTGCGCGCAGGGTTCTCGTGCCGCCCGGGTTGCCCGCGCACTGGCTCGACGCGGCGGACGCCACCCCGGTCCCGGACGAGGCCGGGCACACGGCGCACGAGCTGGACGAGGTCGACAGTGTCGTCACCGGGTGCGCCGTCGCGATCGCCGAAACCGGCACGCTCGTCCTCGACGGCTCCCCCGATCAGGGGCGTCGCCGCATCACCCTGATCCCCGACCACCACATCTGCGTCGTCCGCGTCCCCGACCAGGTCGTCTCCTCGGTGCCCGAGGCCCTCGAACGGCTGGACCCGGCGCGACCGCTCACCTGGATCTCCGGCCCGTCCGCGACCAGCGACATCGAGCTGGACCGGGTGGAAGGGGTGCACGGGCCGCGCACCCTTGAGGTGGTCCTGCTGAGCGAGGGCTGA
- a CDS encoding ABC transporter ATP-binding protein yields MIRFEQVTKRYPDGTIAVDDLSFEVAEGELVTLVGPSGCGKTTTMMMVNRLIEPSSGRIYVNGEDISTVDPVKLRRRIGYVIQQVGLFPHRTILDNTATVPALVGWKRGRAKARAAELLDMVGLDPAKYGSRYPDQLSGGQRQRVGVARALAADPPVLLMDEPFGAVDPVVREQLQDQFLEMQARVRKTVLMVTHDIEEAVRLGDRIAVYGQGRIEQFDTPGSVLGNPATPYVAEFVGADRGLKRLSVTTIEPDDLEEPPLARVDERAAQAAARLREQGARWAVVTDEGGELHGWAGVDELALAGEAKVGELAHRMNSWVPVGAPLKQAFGVMLQHDAGWVAVLDGARFLGVLTPAKLHEALRRSVDADAQGVGRDEVEFDSVADA; encoded by the coding sequence ATGATCCGGTTCGAGCAGGTGACCAAGCGCTACCCGGACGGCACGATCGCCGTGGACGACCTGTCCTTCGAGGTCGCCGAGGGGGAACTGGTCACGCTCGTCGGACCCTCCGGCTGCGGCAAGACGACGACCATGATGATGGTCAACCGGCTGATCGAGCCCTCGTCCGGGCGGATCTACGTCAACGGCGAGGACATCTCGACGGTCGACCCGGTGAAGCTGCGCCGCCGCATCGGCTACGTCATCCAGCAGGTCGGGCTGTTCCCGCATCGCACGATCCTCGACAACACGGCGACCGTGCCGGCCCTGGTGGGCTGGAAGCGCGGCAGGGCGAAGGCGCGGGCCGCGGAGCTGCTCGACATGGTGGGGCTCGACCCGGCGAAGTACGGGTCGCGCTATCCGGACCAGCTGTCCGGCGGGCAGCGCCAGCGGGTCGGGGTGGCGCGGGCGCTCGCCGCGGATCCGCCGGTGCTCCTGATGGACGAGCCGTTCGGGGCGGTGGACCCGGTGGTGCGCGAGCAGTTGCAGGACCAGTTCCTGGAGATGCAGGCCAGGGTCCGCAAGACGGTCCTGATGGTCACGCACGACATCGAGGAGGCGGTCCGGCTCGGCGATCGGATCGCGGTGTACGGGCAGGGCCGCATCGAGCAGTTCGACACCCCCGGCTCGGTCCTCGGCAATCCTGCGACGCCGTACGTCGCCGAGTTCGTGGGCGCCGACCGGGGCCTGAAGCGGCTCTCGGTCACGACGATCGAGCCGGACGACCTGGAGGAGCCGCCGCTGGCCCGCGTCGACGAACGCGCGGCGCAGGCGGCGGCGCGGCTGCGGGAGCAGGGCGCGCGCTGGGCCGTCGTCACCGACGAGGGCGGCGAACTGCACGGCTGGGCGGGCGTCGACGAACTGGCGCTCGCGGGCGAGGCGAAGGTGGGCGAGCTGGCCCACCGGATGAACTCGTGGGTACCGGTGGGCGCCCCGCTCAAGCAGGCCTTCGGCGTGATGCTGCAGCACGACGCGGGCTGGGTCGCGGTGCTCGACGGGGCCCGCTTCCTGGGCGTCCTCACCCCGGCGAAGCTGCATGAGGCCTTGCGGCGGTCGGTGGATGCGGATGCGCAGGGGGTTGGGCGGGACGAAGTCGAGTTCGACTCGGTGGCAGACGCGTAG